The genomic DNA TGGGACTGGCGATCACACAGGCGATTATTACGAGTTTGACAAATTCTTTGGATAACAAACCAAAAATACTGAATACCGATGCGCCCAGGACTTTCCGTATGCCGATTTCTTTTGTTTTTTGTTCTGCGCGAAACGATATAAGGCCCAATAGTCCCAGGCAGGCTACGAAGACTGTCAGTCCGGAAAACACGGTTAGGGCATTCCCCGTGCGGATTTCATTTTGATAACGCACATGTGTCAGGTCATCATTCAAAAACCAGAAAGAGAATGGGATTTGCGGTAAAAATTCATGCCATGTTTTTTCTATAAAAGCGAGTGTTTCCGGTATGTTCTGTGTGCCCAATTTGAGATAGAGAAATTTGGCGCCTCCCGTAAAAACCCTGAATACAACGGGCCGGATGGTATTGTGCAATGTCTGAACGTGAAAATCTTTTACCACGCCTATCACATATCCCTCTGACTCTTTTTTTTCTTTGAAACGCCTGCCAATAGGATCGTCCCATCCCAGATGTCTTACGGCTGTTTCATTTAAGATAAATGGCCGACCTTTTTCCTGATATGCTTGCAGTTTTTTGTTGTATTCTTGCCACTCTTCAAGAGTTATTATTTTGCCTGGCGGCCTTGGTGGTTCTGGTGCCAGACGGCCTGCCACGAGTTCGATGTTGAAGAAGTCCAGAAAATCGCGGTCAATATCAAACAGGCCCATCTGCCAATCGGCGTCACTGCCTTCAGCCTGAAACGTATCTGTCGCATGAGATCCCCCTTGTGGGAAACGGGTGGCTGTTGCTTTTAAAATATTTGGGTGTGCCGTGAACACCTCTTTTACCGTGGGAATGCGCCATCTCAGATCGTCTCGATTCCCGTGATGTATTTGCCGAGAATAGATGAAAATCGGTATGCCAACCACGAGTTCTTTGTCAAATCCGAGGTCTTTATTTCGGATATACGCGAGTTGCTCTTGTACGACAACAGTTCCTGTGATGAAAGCTATTGAAATTGCAAATTGAAAGATCACGAGTGCTTTTCGCAGTCCAACGTGTTTCGATCCGGGTATCCAATCTCCTTTTATTACCTGTGTGGGCAAAAATGATGAGAGTACAAATGCGGGATAACTTCCCGCGAGTACACCAACGCCCAGTCCAAATCCGATCAATCCGATCAGCCACCACAGATTTTCAGTGCTGTACAATGTCAGATCCCGCTGGATAAAGCTGTTAAACCACGGCAGGACCAGTTCAAATAGCGCGACAGCCACCACCATTGCAGCCAGTGACACGAGCACAGATTCGCCCAAAAATTGTCCGATCAATTGCTGGCGAGATGCGCCTACCACCTTTCGCAATCCCACCTCTCGCGCTCTGGTGGATGAACGCGCTGTTGAGAGATTCATAAAATTGATACAGGCGAGTACGAGAATAAAGCCAGCGACGAGTCCGAAGGCATATACCTGCTTGATATCGCCATGGTCTCTAAACTGAAGCCCTAAATCCGGATGGGTATAAAGGTGCCTGCGGATGAGAGGTTGCAAGATGTACCGGGTCGTTTGGCGCACCTCATCTCCCATGTATCGCGCTATCAAATCGGGTAGCTTTTGCTGTAGTGCGCGGTGGTCGTATCCTTCGGCCAATAGAATATATGTGAAAAAGGGACGAAAAACACCCGTGGGTTGCCAGATAGACCACATGTTCGCCGTGTTGCCCTTTGGCGTGGCGGTCAGGCAATCAAACGCAAAGGTCGAATTGGGCGGAAAGTCGCGCACAATACCGGTTACAAAGTAGGTGCCGCTCAGTTCCTGGTGATCCACTTCCAAGGCTTTTCCAATCGGATTCTGATTCTGAAAGAATTTGCGCGCCATGGATTCTGTTAGCACCATTGCGCCCGACTGCGTCAATGCCGTGTTCGGATCGCCGGTTATAAATGGAACGGTGAACACATTGAAAATCTCTGGGTCTGCCACACACATGTCTTGCTGAAAAAAGCGGGTTTGGCTTTGCACCCAGGCGTCGAGCCGTTGTACGCGAATGGCCTCCTGTACTTCGGGGAAATCGCGCTTTAATGCCGGTGCCAGTGCGCCAGATGCACGCGGATTGACCGATGTGGTATTTTCCATTGACATGACGCGAAAAACGCCGTAGATGCGGTTCGCATGGGCATGGTGTCGGTCATAGCTAAATTCGTACTGAATGTAGAGGATGATCAAAATTACAGACGCCATTCCAATTGCCAGACCCAAGATATTAATCGCTGTCAATCCCCTGTTTTTCAGCAAGGTGCGAATGGTGGCTATGAGATAGCTGCGAAACATATTGACCTCCTGATGCCATTTTCAATGAGGGAAGCATACCGGCGATGCCGGAAATACCGATACCCAATTCAATGCGATACGCGAAAGAGTGAATCTATAAAAAATAGCCAGCAATTTCTGTGCCAAAAGTATCTTTTCTATGTTTTACAAGTAGTTATGAAAAATTGGGCTATGAGTGCTGTTCACTAAGTGTCCGATTTTGATACAGTAGTGTCCGAAAATGAACACTTATACATAAAAACAGGCACATTGTTTTGATTGCAATGTGCCTGCTGTATTATCGGAAGCAGGCATGATATAAGTCGCACGAAATTTGCCAGATTTTTCACGTTCGACAGAACCTGAAAAACCTCTTCTATTAGTTGACAAAAAGCAGGGCATACACTACATTTGGCTCATATCCGCTACGCTCGTAGGCGAGTCTATCTTTTAGCCCCCGTGTGGTGACGCACAGGGGCTTTTATTTTTTAATAAAGGTGAAAAATGCGTCGAATATTTTGATCTTTGGAAAGGAAGATGCCTTATGTCTGAAAATATTACAATTTTGGGTGGGGGTAATACGGCGTTTGCCGCGGCTGCGAATCTGACGTTGAAGGGGTTTGGTGTTACGCTTTGCGAATTGCCGGATTTCAGGGAGATGCTCGATCCCGTGCGCGATAGTGGGGTGATTCATCTGGTAGGTGTTGAGGAGACGGGGGCGGCGAAGGTTCACAGTTTGACCACGGATATTGAGGCAGCTTTGAATGCCTCGGATCTGATTCTGGTGATTGTGCCAGCGTATGCACATAAGCCTTTTGCGCTGGCGTGTGCGCCCTATCTGGGACCCGAGCATACGGTTGTGCTGATGCCGGGTACGTTGGGTACGCTGGAATGGGCGACGTTGTTGAGAGAACAGGGTGTGGCGGGGGTCACGCTTGCCGAGGTGGATACTGCGCCTTATGTGTGTCGGAAGACTGCGCCGGATACGGCGACGATTTGGGGTACTGTGACCGGATTAGGTCTGGGGGTTTTGCCGGCGACGGAGACTGAGCGTGTGCGCGAGCGTCTGTCGCCTTTTTTTCCGGGTATTCAGGCGTATCCAACGGTGATGGCGTGTGGTTTGTCTGCGATGAATCCGGTTGTGCATCCCGCAGGTGTGTTGATGAATGCGGGGCGGATTGAGTATTCTCACGGAGAGTTCTATTTTTACGAGGAGGGGGTTTCTCCGTCTGTGGCGAAGATGATTATGGCTGTGGATGCAGAGCGCAGAGCGATTGCAAAGGCTTTTGGGTATGATCTGGTGGCGGCTGATGAGGCGTTTTATCGCGCGGGTTTTGGTCCGAAGGGGGATTTGTGGGCCGCGATTAATGGCAGCCGGATGCTAACGCAGCTCAAGGCACCGGGGTCGCTTGAGAGCCGATGGCTCACGGAGGATATTCCCTATGGTCTTTCAGCGTGGCACGATGTGGGCGCGCAATACGGGGTGGATGCGCCTTTGATGCGCGGGCTGGTGGATATTGCGTCTGTGGTGATGGGTTTTGATGGATGGACTTCAGGGCGCAGCGTGCGCGAGTTGGGGATTGAGGGGATGGATCTGGAGAGGTTGAATGCGTTTTTGGAGACGGGATTATGAAGTGTGAAGAGTGAAGTGCGAAAAAGAGAAGCTGGAAGTTGGGGGCTGACTGCTGACCGCTCAGTGTGTATTTATGCTGCGTCCTATACCCTACGGGTTCTCATCCTGTCCATCCTTCCATCACTGGATAGAAACACTCCAGTGCAGGCTCTATTCATCCTGATCCGCTTTCATTCAATCAATTCTTTGACATTGTGAACGCGAATATCGACTTCGGGCAGATGGGTGTTCAGGATTTCGGTAATGTGATCCTTGGGACCGATGAAGATCATGATCATATTCTGCGGCACAAAGAATTTTTCGAGAAAGGCACGCACTTCATCATTAGTGACGGCATCAAATCCGCCTTTGCGGATTGGTGATTTGTAAATGGCTCTGCTTACCTCCTGGTTGAGGCTTTGCTGCGGTGTTCTGTCGTGGACAAAAGACTCATTGATCGTTTCGCGATGTTCTTTGAGTGTTTCCCAAAAGCGAGGATTGTCGGGCAGGTTTTGGATGAAGTCGGACATTTTTGCGATCAATTCTTCGCTGTTATCGAGTTGGGGATCGGCATAAATTTGGAGATATCGGACATTTTGTTCGGATAGATCTCGGCAAGAAGTTCCATAGACCAATTTCAATTCTTCTCTGAAATATTTATAGAGCAACCTGGACTCAGGAGGCTGGCCAAGCGTGTCCGATACCATGTTTGGAATATAATTTTCTTCACCTATGCGGCCGCAGGGGACCATCCAAAGACAGAATACATTTTTTAAGTTTGAATAACCCTCAAAAATAAAAGCAACAGGACCAACGTTAGCATTTGTTGATGGGAAATTCAATGAATGTACAAAGCCGCCTGCCTGTCCGCGCATCTTCCTTTCTTCTGTGAAGGGACGAAGTATCTTCGCAATTTCAGTGGAATCGCGGTCTGAGATGACTTTAAAGAATACTACGTCTGTTTTCAGAAGCCGATCCGCGTATTGTCTGACGTCGTATAGTGAGAGGTCATTCAGCGTTTTTAATGAGCGTCTTTTCAGGATGCCAAGGGTTTGTGACAGTGCCAGATTTTTCACCATTGTATAGGTTGGGCGTTTGATCGCGTCTTTGTAATCGGTATTTAGTTGTGATTTTACATATTTCAGATCATACTCTGTAAACTCGAGGTTATATATCAGGTCGCGAATTATTTTTATTGCTTTGCCACTGTTCTCGGATAAGCCATGAATGGAGATGGTCTGGTATGCGTCGCTGGTCGTGAGAGTTAGATGGGTGCCCAGTGCTTCGAGTTGATCCAGGTGCCCCTGTTTTTTTGCCGTCTCCCAAATCAAATTAAAGACCGTTCTTGCAAGGCCAATTTGCGAAGAGGGGTTCACACCGGTTCCTGCGCCGAGAAAGACAATCTCAATTTTGTTGAGGG from Gemmatimonadota bacterium includes the following:
- a CDS encoding insulinase family protein: MTRFLILTFSFILFGPLSAFAEIPNHHIFYRIDKRAPLNKIEIVFLGAGTGVNPSSQIGLARTVFNLIWETAKKQGHLDQLEALGTHLTLTTSDAYQTISIHGLSENSGKAIKIIRDLIYNLEFTEYDLKYVKSQLNTDYKDAIKRPTYTMVKNLALSQTLGILKRRSLKTLNDLSLYDVRQYADRLLKTDVVFFKVISDRDSTEIAKILRPFTEERKMRGQAGGFVHSLNFPSTNANVGPVAFIFEGYSNLKNVFCLWMVPCGRIGEENYIPNMVSDTLGQPPESRLLYKYFREELKLVYGTSCRDLSEQNVRYLQIYADPQLDNSEELIAKMSDFIQNLPDNPRFWETLKEHRETINESFVHDRTPQQSLNQEVSRAIYKSPIRKGGFDAVTNDEVRAFLEKFFVPQNMIMIFIGPKDHITEILNTHLPEVDIRVHNVKELIE
- a CDS encoding FtsX-like permease family protein, which produces MFRSYLIATIRTLLKNRGLTAINILGLAIGMASVILIILYIQYEFSYDRHHAHANRIYGVFRVMSMENTTSVNPRASGALAPALKRDFPEVQEAIRVQRLDAWVQSQTRFFQQDMCVADPEIFNVFTVPFITGDPNTALTQSGAMVLTESMARKFFQNQNPIGKALEVDHQELSGTYFVTGIVRDFPPNSTFAFDCLTATPKGNTANMWSIWQPTGVFRPFFTYILLAEGYDHRALQQKLPDLIARYMGDEVRQTTRYILQPLIRRHLYTHPDLGLQFRDHGDIKQVYAFGLVAGFILVLACINFMNLSTARSSTRAREVGLRKVVGASRQQLIGQFLGESVLVSLAAMVVAVALFELVLPWFNSFIQRDLTLYSTENLWWLIGLIGFGLGVGVLAGSYPAFVLSSFLPTQVIKGDWIPGSKHVGLRKALVIFQFAISIAFITGTVVVQEQLAYIRNKDLGFDKELVVGIPIFIYSRQIHHGNRDDLRWRIPTVKEVFTAHPNILKATATRFPQGGSHATDTFQAEGSDADWQMGLFDIDRDFLDFFNIELVAGRLAPEPPRPPGKIITLEEWQEYNKKLQAYQEKGRPFILNETAVRHLGWDDPIGRRFKEKKESEGYVIGVVKDFHVQTLHNTIRPVVFRVFTGGAKFLYLKLGTQNIPETLAFIEKTWHEFLPQIPFSFWFLNDDLTHVRYQNEIRTGNALTVFSGLTVFVACLGLLGLISFRAEQKTKEIGIRKVLGASVFSIFGLLSKEFVKLVIIACVIASPIAYLFAGRWLQDFAYRINLHPVYFLIGGALALLLAIATMIYQALKAARTNPVDALRTE
- a CDS encoding dehydrogenase — encoded protein: MSENITILGGGNTAFAAAANLTLKGFGVTLCELPDFREMLDPVRDSGVIHLVGVEETGAAKVHSLTTDIEAALNASDLILVIVPAYAHKPFALACAPYLGPEHTVVLMPGTLGTLEWATLLREQGVAGVTLAEVDTAPYVCRKTAPDTATIWGTVTGLGLGVLPATETERVRERLSPFFPGIQAYPTVMACGLSAMNPVVHPAGVLMNAGRIEYSHGEFYFYEEGVSPSVAKMIMAVDAERRAIAKAFGYDLVAADEAFYRAGFGPKGDLWAAINGSRMLTQLKAPGSLESRWLTEDIPYGLSAWHDVGAQYGVDAPLMRGLVDIASVVMGFDGWTSGRSVRELGIEGMDLERLNAFLETGL